The genomic DNA TTATTCTTTAAAAACACAATTGGCCCCTTAGCCGCCGATGCTTATTCCACCGTCACCGACTTCGCCAAGTTACGCGGCTGGTCAACATCAGTGCCTTTGAGCACCGCCACGTAGTACGACAGCAACTGCAGTGGAATGGTGTACAGGATCGGCGCCAGCGCGTCAGCGATGTGCGGCACCTTGATTACATGGGTACCTTCGCCGTTGCTCATACCGGCGTGCTCATCGGCGAACACCACCAGCTCACCACCCCGGGCGCGGACTTCCTGCAGGTTCGACTTGAGTTTCTCCAGCAGCTCGTTGTTCGGCGCTACAGTAACCACCGGCATGTCGTTATCCACAAGCGCCAGCGGGCCATGCTTGAGCTCACCCGCCGGGTACGCTTCAGCGTGGATGTAGGAAATCTCCTTGAGCTTGAGCGCACCCTCCATCGCAACCGGGTACTGCGCACCACGGCCCAGGAACAGGGTGTGGTGCTTGTCGGCAAACAGCTCGGCGATCTTTTCGACGGTGTGGTCCATGGCCAGGGCTTCGCCCAGGCGTGCCGGCAGGCGACGCAGCTCTTCGACCAGCTCCCCTTCCACACCAGCCTCGAGGGTGCCACGCACCTGGCCCAGGGCCAGGGTCAGCAGCATCAGCGATACCAGCTGGGTAGTGAACGCCTTGGTCGATGCCACGCCGATTTCCGGGCCAGCCAGTGTCAGCAGGGTAAGGTCGGATTCGCGTACCAGCGAGCTGATACCCACGTTGCAGATGGCCAGGCTGCCCAGGAAGCCCAGTTCCTTGGCATTGCGCAGGGCAGCGAGGGTGTCGGCAGTTTCGCCAGACTGGGAAATCGAAACGAACAGGGTGTCCGGCTGGACCACCACCTTGCGGTAGCGGAACTCACTGGCTACTTCAACTTGGCAAGGGATACCGGCCAAGCTTTCCAGCCAGTAACGGGCAACCATGCCGGCGTGGTAGCTGGTACCACAGGCCACGATCTGCACGTTGCGCACCTTGGCGAACAGTTCAGCAGCCTGCGGGCCAAAGGCCTGGACCAGCACATGGTCCTTGCCCAGGCGGCCTTCCAGAGTGCGCTGAACCACGGTCGGCTGCTCGTGAATCTCCTTGAGCATGAAGTGGCGGTATGCGCCCTTGTCAGCGGCTTCGGCGCCTTCGTGATACTGCACGGTTTCACGCTGGACTGCGTTGCCGGCCTGATCCCAGACCTTCACCTGGTCACGGCGGATCTCGGCGATGTCGCCCTCTTCCAGGTACATGAAGCGGTCAGTGACCTGGCGCAGCGCCAACTGGTCGGAGGCCAGGAAATTCTCACCATGGCCAAGGCCAATCACCAACGGGCTGCCACTGCGCGCGGCAACCAGACGATCGGGTTGTTTCACGCTGATCAGCGCCAGGCCATAGGCACCGTGCAGGCGCTTGACCGCTGACTTCAGTGCGTCCGCCAGGTCCGGGATGGTCTTGAGGGTATGGTGGATCAGGTGGACGATAACCTCGGTATCGGTTTGCGAAACGAACACATAGCCCAGGCCTTTGAGCTCTTCGCGCAGCTCTTCATGGTTTTCGATGATGCCGTTGTGTACCACTGCCACTTCTTCACCCGAGAAATGCGGGTGCGCATTGCCCTCGGTCGGTGCGCCGTGGGTAGCCCAACGGGTGTGGGCAATGCCCAACTGACCGTTCAGCGGGTCGGCAGCGTTGGCAGCTTCCAGTTCAGCTACCTTGCCGATGCGGCGTCGGCGCTGCAGTTCACCCTGCTGGGTGTAAACGGCAAGGCCAGCGCTGTCGTAGCCGCGGTACTCAAGCCGCTTGAGGCCTTCGATGAGAATGGCGGTGATATTGCGTTCGGCTACGGCTCCAACGATTCCACACATGATTATTTCTCCTGGCTGATCGCGGCGCAGATCAGGTTGACGCCGCGGGCTTGAATTTGTTCGCGTGCCGCTGCTGGCAGGCGTTCGTCTGTAATGAGGGTGCTGACACTGCCCCAGGGCAGCTCAAGATTGGGGATCTTGCGCCCGACCTTGTCGGATTCGACCATCACGATCACCTCGCGGGCCACCTCAGCCATGACTCGGCTCAGGCCCAGCAGCTCATTGAAAGTCGTGGTGCCGCGGTTGAGGTCGATGCCATCGGCGCCGATGAACAGTTGGTCGAAATCGTATGAACGCAGTACCTGCTCAGCGACCTGGCCTTGGAACGACTCGGAGTGCGGGTCCCAGGTGCCGCCGGTCATCAGCAGTACGGGTTCATGCTCAAGCTCGCTAATGGCGCGGGCCACGTTCAAAGAGTTGGTCATCACCACCAGGCCTGGCTGGCGGCCGAGCTCGGGGATCATGGCGGCGGTAGTGCTGCCACTGTCGATGATGATGCGGGCATGTTCACGTATGCGGCCGACAGCAGCACGGGCGATGGCTTTCTTATAGGCAGACACCGGCTGTGCGGCTTCCCCAAGCATCTCCTGCGGAACCGGTACGGCGCCGCCGTAGCGACGCAGAAGCAAGCCATTGGCCTCAAGGGCCGCGAGGTCCTTGCGTATGGTGACTTCCGACGTTTCAAAGCGCTTGGCCAATGCGTCCACACTGACCTCACCTTGCTCGCTGAGCATGGCCAGGATGTTGTGACGGCGCTGGGGGGTGTTTCGTTTCGACATGGGCGCTTAAGTTTCGATTCGAAAGATAATGATTGCAATCAAAACCTATCAGAGGGTATTCGTCAAGGCTGTGGATCTGAAAATCAGCGGCCTGTGGATAAATAAATGCTTCCGATCGCGGTTCAGCGACTTGCCCTCTGATGCCGTTAAAGCCAATAAAAAAGCCGACTTATTCACATAAGTCGGCTTTCGATCGAAAGGGCTGTGGATAATCAGCTCTTCTTGATCTTCTCCGGGCGGTTCCAGCCATCGATGTTGCGTTGACGCGCACGTCCCACGGCAAGTTGCCCAGCCTCGACAGTCTGAGTAATCGTCGACCCCGCCGCAGTGGTAGCACCCGCCTTGATATCCACAGGCGCCACCAACGAGTTGTTCGAACCGATGAACACATCCTCGCCCATCACAGTCTTGAACTTGTTGGCACCATCGTAATTGCACGTGATGGTGCCAGCACCAATATTGGTGCGTGCCCCGATCTCGGCATCACCCAGGTAGCTCAAGTGACCCGCTTTGGCGCCTTCACCCAGGTGGGCATTCTTCAGTTCGACAAAGTTACCCACATGGGCCTTGGCATCCAGCACGCTGCCCGGGCGCAGACGCGCGAACGGACCGGCATCACTACCCTCGCCCAGCACAGCGCCTTCAATATGGCTGTTGGCCTTGACCACCACACCTTTGCGCAGGGTGCTGTCCTTGATCACGCAGTTAGGGCCAATCTGGACGTCGTCCTCGATCACGACCTTGCCTTCGAGGATGACGTTGATGTCGATCAGCACATCGCGACCAACGGTCACTTCACCACGCACGTCGAAGCGAGCCGGGTCACGCAGGGTCACACCCTGTGCCATCAATCGTCGGCCTTCGCGCAATTGATAGTGGCGCTCGAGTTCGGATAGCTGGCGCCGGTCGTTGGCACCCTGCACTTCCATCGGGTCGTGCGGTTGCTCGGTAGCCACCACCAGGCCATCAGCGACTGCCATGGCGATGACGTCGGTCAGGTAATACTCGCCCTGGGCGTTGTTGTTCGACAAACGCCCCATCCAGTCGGCAAGGCGAGCGGCTGGCAGGGCCAGGATGCCGGTATTGCCTTCCTTGATCGCTTTCTGCACATCGCTGGCGTCCTTGTGCTCGACGATCGCAGTCACCTTGCCTTGGGCATCACGCACAATGCGCCCGTAGCCGGTCGGGTCTTGCAGGTTAACGGTGAGCAAGGCCAGCTGCTGGTCACTGGCCTTGGCCAGCAGGCGTTGCAGGGTTTCCACTTCAATCAGCGGTACGTCCCCATACAACACCAGCACCGTGTCGGCAGTGATCGCCGGCAGGGCTTGGGCCACGGCATGCCCGGTACCCAGTTGCTTGTCCTGCATAACGAAATTCAGATCGTCGGCTGCCAGGCGCTCACGCACCTGCTCCGCACCATGGCCAATCACTACGTGAATGCCTTGAGGCTGAAGCTGCCGTGCGCTGTGGATAACATGACCGAGCATGGAATTGCCGGCCACCGGATGCAGCACCTTGGGCAGCGCCGAGCGCATGCGGGTACCTTGGCCGGCGGCGAGAATAACGATATCGAGTGACATTGACTGGCTACCAATCCTGGGCGGTCAGAGAAATGACCGAGGGGGAATTCGGAAAAAGAAAAAGGGTAGCCGAGGCTACCCTTTTACTCAATCGCAACAGCAGTTATCAGCCGGGGCCGATTACTTGCCTTTGCGCATTTGCTGGACGGTACGCAGCTGAGCTGCGGCCTCGGCCAGACGTGCGGCGGCGGCGCCGTAATCGAAGTCCGCGCCTTTCAGACTCAGGGCATTCTCGGCAGCCTTGAGGGCTTCCTGTGCCTGAGCTTCGTCCAGGTCTGTAGCACGTTGCACGGTATCGGCAAGCACCTTGACCATGTTCGGCTGAACCTCGAGGAAACCACCAGAGATGTAATACACCTCTTGGGCGCCACCCTGCTTGGTCAGCGTGATCGGACCTGGCTTCAGATTGGTGATCAGCGGCGCGTGGCCTGGAGCGATACCAAGATCACCCAGGTTACCGTGCGCAACCACCATCTCGACCAGACCGGAGAAAATCTCTCCTTCCGCGCTGACGATATCGCAATGGACTGTCATAGCCATCTGCTTGCCTCAACCTGATTAGCGCCCCTTTCGGGGCGCCGGGATTACAGTTTCTTGGCTTTCTCGACGGCTTCTTCGATGCTGCCGACCATGTAGAACGCTTGTTCTGGCAGGTGGTCGTAGTCACCTTTGAGGATGCCGCTGAAGCCAGCAATGGTGTCTTTCAGGGAAACGTATTTACCTGGGGAACCAGTGAAGACTTCTGCCACGAAGAACGGCTGGGACAGGAAGCGCTGAATCTTACGAGCGCGGGATACCAGCTGCTTGTCGGATTCGGACAGTTCGTCCATACCCAGGATCGCAATGATGTCCTTCAGCTCTTTGTAGCGCTGCAGCACGTACTGAACACCGCGAGCGGTTTCGTAGTGCTCGTTGCCGATGACGTTCGGGTCCAGCTGGCGCGAAGTCGAGTCCAGTGGATCGACCGCTGGGTAGATACCCAGGGAGGCGATGTCACGGGACAGAACGACGGTGGCGTCCAAGTGGGCGAAGGTGGTCGCTGGCGACGGGTCGGTCAGGTCGTCCGCAGGTACGTATACGGCCTGGATCGAGGTGATCGAACCTTCCTTGGTGGAGGTGATGCGCTCTTGCAGAACGCCCATCTCTTCAGCCAGGGTCGGCTGGTAACCTACTGCCGAAGGCATACGGCCCAGCAGTGCGGATACTTCGGTACCGGCCAGGGTGTAACGATAGATGTTGTCGACGAACAGCAGAACGTCGTTACCTTCGTCACGGAACTTCTCAGCCATGGTCAGGCCGGTCAGCGCTACGCGCAGACGGTTTCCTGGTGGCTCGTTCATCTGACCGTAGACCAAGGCTACCTTGTCGAGAACGTTGGAGTCCTTCATCTCGTGGTAGAAGTCGTTACCCTCACGAGTACGCTCACCCACACCGGCGAACACGGAATAACCGCTGTGCTCGATGGCGATGTTACGGATCAGTTCCATCATGTTTACGGTCTTGCCGACGCCGGCACCACCGAACAGACCAACCTTACCACCCTTGGCGAACGGGCAAACCAGGTCGATAACCTTGATGCCGGTTTCCAGCAGGTCGTTGCCGCCTGCCTGGTCAGCGAAGGAAGGTGCGTCGCGATGAATGCCCCAACGCTCTTCTTCGCCGATCGGGCCAGCTTCGTCGATCGGGTTGCCGAGCACGTCCATGATACGGCCCAGGGTCGCTTTACCGACCGGGACGGAAATGGCTGCGCCGCTGTCGATGACGTTCAGACCACGCTTCAAGCCTTCGGTCGAGCCCATCGCAATAGTACGAACCACGCCGTCGCCCAGCTGCTGCTGAACTTCCAGAGTGGTTTCCGCGCCTTCCACTTTCAGCGCGTTGTAAACACTCGGTACGCCGTCACGTGGGAATTCCACGTCGATGACGGCGCCGATGATTTGAACGATACGTCCGCTACTCATAGCTGGATCCTCTGAATATTTGAACCGTTAAACCGCGGCAGCGCCGCCGACGATTTCCGAGATCTCCTGGGTGATCGCAGCCTGACGCGCCTTGTTGTAGATCAGCTGGAGTTCGCTGATCAGGTCACCGGCGTTGTCTGTGGCGTTCTTCATGGCGATCATCCGGGCTGCTTGTTCAGCAGCGTTGTTCTCGACCACCGCCTGGTACACCTGCGACTCCACGTAACGCACCATCAAGCCGTCAAGCAGCTCTTTGGCGTCGGGTTCGTACAGGTAATCCCAGTGGTGCTTGAGTTCCTGATCCGGGGTTGCAACCAACGGTACCAACTGCTCGACCGTCGGAGTTTGGGTCATGGTATTGACGAACTTGTTCGACACCACGGAGAGGCGATCGATACGGCCGTCCAGGTAAGCGTCCAGCATCACTTTGACGGAGCCGATCAGATCATTGATCGATGGCTCTTCGCCCAGGTGGCTGATCGCTGCTACGACGTTGCCGCCAAAGATGCGGAAGAAAGTCGCACCCTTGCTGCCGATCACGCACAGGTCGATTTCCACGCCCTGTTCGCGGTTGACGTTCATGTCCTTGACCAAGGCCTTGAACAGGTTGGTGTTCAAGCCACCGCACAGACCACGGTCACTACTCACCACGATATAACCGGCACGCTTTACAGGGCGCTCGATCATGAAGGGGTGGCGGTACTCCGGGTTGGCGTTGGCCAGATGACCGATCACCTGGCGGATACGCTCCGCATAAGGACGGCTAGCAGCCATGCGCATTTGAGCCTTGCGCATTTTGCTGACCGCCACTTTTTCCATGGCGCTGGTAATCTTTTGCGTGCTTTTGATGCTCGCAATCTTACTGCGAATCTCTTTTGCGCCTGCCATGTATCACCTATCAGGTTAGCAAGCGGGGGCCAAAGCCCCCGCCGCGGCTTACCAGGTTTGGGTGGCCTTGAACTTCTCGATACCGGCTTTGATACCAGCGTCGATTTCGTCGTTGAAGTCACCCTTCACGTTGATCTTGGCCATCAGTTCGGCGTGATCACGGTTGAAGTAGGCAATCAGCGCTTGTTCGAAGCTACCGATCTTGGCGATTTCAACGTCGGTCAGGAACCCACGCTCAGCGGCATACAGCGACAGCGCCATGTCCGCGATGGACATCGGAGCGTATTGCTTCTGCTTCATCAGCTCGGTAACACGTTGACCGTGCTCCAGCTGCTTACGGGTGGCTTCGTCCAGGTCAGAAGCGAACTGGGCGAATGCCGCCAGTTCACGGTACTGAGCCAGAGCGGTACGGATACCACCGGAGAGCTTTTTGATGATCTTGGTCTGAGCGGCACCACCTACGCGGGATACCGAAACACCGGCGTTCACTGCAGGGCGGATGCCCGAGTTGAACATGGCCGATTCCAGGAAGATCTGACCGTCGGTGATGGAAATCACGTTGGTCGGAACGAACGCGGAAACGTCGCCAGCCTGAGTTTCGATGATCGGCAGCGCGGTCAGGGAACCGGTTTTGCCAGTTACAGCACCGTTGGTGAACTTCTCGACGTACTCTTCCGAAACGCGCGATGCACGCTCCAGCAGACGGGAGTGGAGATAGAACACGTCGCCTGGGTACGCTTCACGTCCTGGCGGACGGCGCAGCAGCAGGGAGATCTGACGGTAGGCAACGGCCTGCTTGGACAGGTCATCGTAAACGATCAGTGCGTCTTCGCCGCGGTCACGGAAGAACTCGCCCATGGTGCAACCGGCGTATGGCGCCAGGAATTGCAGTGCGGCGGATTCCGAAGCACTGGCAACCACCACGATGGTGTTGGCCAGGGCGCCGTTTTCTTCCAGCTTGCGAACGATGTTGGCAACGGTGGAACGCTTCTGGCCGACAGCAACATAAACGCAGAAAATACCGGAGTCTTTCTGGTTGATGATGGCGTCGATGGCCATGGCGGTCTTGCCGATCTGACGGTCACCGATGATCAGCTCACGCTGGCCACGGCCGACCGGGATCATGGCGTCGACGGACTTGTAGCCAGTCTGTACAGGCTGGTCTACCGACTTACGCCAGATCACGCCTGGAGCAACTTTCTCGACCGCGTCGGTCTCGGTGTTGCCCAGAGGACCTTTGCCGTCGATCGGGTTGCCCAGTGCGTCGACGACGCGACCCAGCAGTTCCTTACCAACCGGAACCTCCAGGATGCGGCCGGTGCACTTGGCGCTCATGCCTTCGGCGAGGGTGTCATAGGCACCCAGGACCACTGCACCTACGGAGTCTTGCTCCAGGTTCAGGGCCATGCCGTAGACGCCGCCAGGGAACTCGATCATTTCGCCGTACATGACGTCGGCCAGACCGTGGATCCGCACGATACCGTCGGAAACCGAAACGACGGTACCTTCGTTACGGGCTTGGGAGCTCACATCGAGGTTGTCGATGCGGCCCTTGATGATTTCACTAATTTCGGAAGGATTGAGTTGCTGCATTGCTCTGCTGCCCCTTCAAACTCAAGATTTCAAGGCTTCGGCCAGTTTCGCGATTTTGCCGCGAACAGAGCCATCGATTACCAGGTCACCAGCGCGGATGACGACGCCACCAATCAGGTTGGCATCCTCCGACGCGTGCAGGCGCACTTCCTGGCCTAACCGTGCACTGAGAACCTTGGCGAGTTTGTCTTGCTGTTCTTGGTTCAACGCAAAAGCACTGGTGACTTCCACGTCCACGGATTTCTCTTGCTCGGCCTTGTACAGGTCGAACAGAGCGGCAATCTCCGGCAGAAGCAGGAGACGGTCGTTTTCCGCGGCAACACGAATGAAATTCTGTGCCTGTGCATTGAACTTGTCACCGCACACGTCAATGAACGTGGCGGCCTTTTCTGCGCTCGTCAGTCGCGGGGCCTTGAGCAGGCGCTGCATGGTGTCGTCTTGCGACACCGCAGCAGCCAGGCCGAGCATGGCTGACCAATTGGCCAGTTGCTGATGGGCCTGGGCATGCTCGAAGGCAGCCTTAGCGTAAGGTCGGGCCAACGTGGTCAGTTCTGCCATGATCGCCCTCGCTTAAATTTCAGCGGCCAGTTTGTTAACCAGCTCCGCATGCGCGTTTTGATCGATTGTGGCGCCAAGGATCTTTTCAGCACCGCCAACGGCCAGAGCACCCACTTGGGCACGCAGGGCGTCTTTAGCACTGTTCAGTTCCTGCTCGATCTCGGCCAGAGCCTGAGCCTTTACACGGTCAGCTTCGACGCGGGCCTGGTCACGGGCTTCCTCGACAAGCTGAGCAGCGCGTTTCTTGCTTTGCTCAATGATTTCGGCTGCCTGTGCTTTAGCTTCACGCAGTTGCTGACCCGCTTTCTCTTGGGCCAGCTCCAGGTCGCGAGCTGCGCGGTTGGCAGCGTCCAAGCCGTCGGCAATCTTCTTTTGGCGCTCTTGCAGAGCAGTGATGACCGGAGGCCATACATACTTCATGCAGAAGAGTACAAAAATCAGGAAAGCAACGGATTGGCCAATCAGGGTTGCATTAATGTTCACGCCAACACCTCGCTCGGTCTTAATTCATACAGCCATCAACTCGTGGATACGAGTGATTAGCCGGCGATCTGACCAACGAACGGATTCGCGAAGGTGAAGAACAGAGCGATACCAACACCGATCATGGTTACGGCGTCGAGCAGACCGGCAACGATGAACATTTTGACCTGCAGCATCGGAACCATCTCAGGCTGACGAGCAGCGCCTTCCAGGAATTTGCCGCCCAGCAGGCCGAAACCAATGGCGGTACCCAGAGCACCCAGGCCGATCAGCAGAGCAACAGCGATAGCGGTCAGACCAACTACAGTTTCCATCTTTCCTCCCGACTTTTACGTCGTATTGGTTAGGTTTTTAGTTTGAAGCGGTAAAACAAATCGTTTGGTACAGCTGCCCTTGCGGACTTTTAAAGCCCTCCCCCCAAACGAGCGGGGAAGGCTATCAGACACGCCAGGCGGTCTTAATGGTTATCTTCGTGAGCCATCGACAGGTAGACGATGGTAAGCATCATGAAGATGAAAGCTTGCAGGGTGATGATCAGGATGTGGAACACAGCCCACGCCCACTGCAGCACCACACCCAGGCCGCTCAGCCACAGAAGGCCGGAGCCGAACATCACGGCGATCAGGATGAACACCAGCTCACCGGCGTACATGTTGCCGAACAGTCGCAGCGCCAGCGAGATCGGCTTGGCGATCAGGGTGACGAACTCGAGCAGGAAGTTGACCGGAATCAGCAGGATCTGCACGAAGATGTTCTTGCTGCCGAACGGGTGCAGGGTCAGCTCACCGATGAAGCCGCCCAGGCCCTTGACCTTGATGCTGTAGAAGATGATCAGGGCGAACACGCAGAAGGCCATGGCCAGAGTCGCGTTCGGGTCGGTGGTCGACACTGCGCGGAACGGAATGTGCGGATCACCGGAAATCAGGATGGCCAGCTGAGGAATCCAGTCGACCGGTACCAGGTCGACGGCGTTCATCAGGAATACCCAGACGAAGATGGTCAGTGCCAGCGGCGCAATCACCGGGCTACGGCCGTGGAAGGAGTCCTTCACGCTGCCGTTGACGAAATCGACCATCACTTCGACGAAGTTCTGCAGACCGCCAGGCTGGCCGGAGGTCGCCTTCTTCGCCGCCATGCGGAAGATGAACAGGAAGATCAGACCCAGCGCGACGGACCAACCCAGGGTGTCCAGGTGGAACGCCCAGAAGCCCATTGCCTTGGCTTCTGCAGCCGAATGGGCGAAGCCCCAGCTGCCGTCTGGTAGTTGACCGTAGGTCAGGTTCTGCAAGTGGTGCTGGATATAGCCCGAAGCGGTTTCTGCTGCCATGGTTGCCTCAAACGCCCTAAGGTCTCGAAAGTCTTTTATTCATCAGCAGGGGCGCAAACCAGCTGACCAAAAGGGTCAACACGAAGACGCCGAAGACTGCTAACGGCGCCAGTGGCTTCACTCCTGCGAAGGTCAGTGCGAACAGCACTGCCGTCAAAATCATCTTGCCGGCCTCGCCTGCGTAAAACGACTTGACGATGGCCTGCGCCGCCCGGGCTCCGCTAAAGCGAAAAGCCTTCCAGGCGAAATACATATTGGGCAGCCAGGCAATCAAACCTCCGCAGAGACCTGAATATCCACTGACTGCCCCTTTCCACTGCCACAACACCAATGTTGCCAGCAGCAGCACGACAAATTGAGCCAGCAGTACCGGAAAAACCGCCCAGCGATGGAAAGGCAGGCGGTTTGGCGTGCGGATTTCCATCACAACTGCTCCTCAGAAGTCGACCAACAAGTCAGTAACGACTTGGCATAAATTGTGCCGACAAAATGCGCGCAGAGTATAGGGGTGGATTAACCCCTATTCAACTCTTGGGTAGTGATTTCCGACTGCGCGCTACAACTGGAATTGTTTCAGCGGATGTGAGCAAGGACGCCCTGCAACTCGTCGAGCGAGTTATAGCGAATAACCAACTGGCCTTTTCCCTTGTTTCCGTGACGAATCTGCACCGGGGAGCCCAGGCGCTCTGCGAGCCGCTGTTCAAGGCGCTCGATATCCGGATCAGGTTTGTTCGGTTCTACCGGGTCAGGTTTGCCATTGAGCCACTGGCGCACCAGTGCCTCGGTTTGGCGCACAGTGAGCCCACGTGCGACAACATGACGCGCCCCCTCTTCCTGGCGATCTTCTTCAAGACCGAGCAAAGCACGTGCGTGCCCCATCTCCAGATCACCATGGGCAAGCATGGTCTTGATCGCTTCAGGCAGCGAGATCAGGCGCAGCAGGTTGGCCACGGTAACCCGCGACTTGCCCACGGCATCGGCCACCTGCTGTTGGGTCAGCTCGAACTCCTGTTGCAGGCGTTGCAGGGCCAGGGCCTCTTCCAACGGGTTGAGGTCCTCTCGCTGGATGTTCTCGATGAGGGCCATGGCGATGGCCGCTTCATCAGGCACTTCCCGCACCATCGCCGGGACGGTGTCCAGGCCAGCCTGCTGCGTGGCCCTCCAGCGGCGCTCACCGGCAATGATCTCGTAGCGGTTGCCATCGATCGGGCGCACCACGATCGGCTGCATCACACCGTGCGTGCGAATCGAGTGCGCCAGTTCTTCCAGCGCCTGCGGATCCATGTCACGGCGCGGCTGGTATTTACCGCGCTGGATCAACTCGACCGGCAGGTGTTGCAGTTCTTTCTGGTCGATCTTGACAGCCTGCTCTTCGAGCGCGCTGACGGAAGGACCACTGAGCAGTGCATCCAACCCACGTCCGAGACCCCGTTTCTTAACGGCCATGCGGATTCCTTAAGTTGTTTGTGCAGTGCGTGATTGACGGCGTTGACGGCGAACCAGTTCCCCGGCCAGGGCCAGATAGGCCAGTGCGCCACG from Pseudomonas putida includes the following:
- a CDS encoding DeoR/GlpR family DNA-binding transcription regulator, encoding MSKRNTPQRRHNILAMLSEQGEVSVDALAKRFETSEVTIRKDLAALEANGLLLRRYGGAVPVPQEMLGEAAQPVSAYKKAIARAAVGRIREHARIIIDSGSTTAAMIPELGRQPGLVVMTNSLNVARAISELEHEPVLLMTGGTWDPHSESFQGQVAEQVLRSYDFDQLFIGADGIDLNRGTTTFNELLGLSRVMAEVAREVIVMVESDKVGRKIPNLELPWGSVSTLITDERLPAAAREQIQARGVNLICAAISQEK
- a CDS encoding F0F1 ATP synthase subunit delta, with translation MAELTTLARPYAKAAFEHAQAHQQLANWSAMLGLAAAVSQDDTMQRLLKAPRLTSAEKAATFIDVCGDKFNAQAQNFIRVAAENDRLLLLPEIAALFDLYKAEQEKSVDVEVTSAFALNQEQQDKLAKVLSARLGQEVRLHASEDANLIGGVVIRAGDLVIDGSVRGKIAKLAEALKS
- the atpD gene encoding F0F1 ATP synthase subunit beta produces the protein MSSGRIVQIIGAVIDVEFPRDGVPSVYNALKVEGAETTLEVQQQLGDGVVRTIAMGSTEGLKRGLNVIDSGAAISVPVGKATLGRIMDVLGNPIDEAGPIGEEERWGIHRDAPSFADQAGGNDLLETGIKVIDLVCPFAKGGKVGLFGGAGVGKTVNMMELIRNIAIEHSGYSVFAGVGERTREGNDFYHEMKDSNVLDKVALVYGQMNEPPGNRLRVALTGLTMAEKFRDEGNDVLLFVDNIYRYTLAGTEVSALLGRMPSAVGYQPTLAEEMGVLQERITSTKEGSITSIQAVYVPADDLTDPSPATTFAHLDATVVLSRDIASLGIYPAVDPLDSTSRQLDPNVIGNEHYETARGVQYVLQRYKELKDIIAILGMDELSESDKQLVSRARKIQRFLSQPFFVAEVFTGSPGKYVSLKDTIAGFSGILKGDYDHLPEQAFYMVGSIEEAVEKAKKL
- the atpA gene encoding F0F1 ATP synthase subunit alpha → MQQLNPSEISEIIKGRIDNLDVSSQARNEGTVVSVSDGIVRIHGLADVMYGEMIEFPGGVYGMALNLEQDSVGAVVLGAYDTLAEGMSAKCTGRILEVPVGKELLGRVVDALGNPIDGKGPLGNTETDAVEKVAPGVIWRKSVDQPVQTGYKSVDAMIPVGRGQRELIIGDRQIGKTAMAIDAIINQKDSGIFCVYVAVGQKRSTVANIVRKLEENGALANTIVVVASASESAALQFLAPYAGCTMGEFFRDRGEDALIVYDDLSKQAVAYRQISLLLRRPPGREAYPGDVFYLHSRLLERASRVSEEYVEKFTNGAVTGKTGSLTALPIIETQAGDVSAFVPTNVISITDGQIFLESAMFNSGIRPAVNAGVSVSRVGGAAQTKIIKKLSGGIRTALAQYRELAAFAQFASDLDEATRKQLEHGQRVTELMKQKQYAPMSIADMALSLYAAERGFLTDVEIAKIGSFEQALIAYFNRDHAELMAKINVKGDFNDEIDAGIKAGIEKFKATQTW
- the atpG gene encoding F0F1 ATP synthase subunit gamma, whose protein sequence is MAGAKEIRSKIASIKSTQKITSAMEKVAVSKMRKAQMRMAASRPYAERIRQVIGHLANANPEYRHPFMIERPVKRAGYIVVSSDRGLCGGLNTNLFKALVKDMNVNREQGVEIDLCVIGSKGATFFRIFGGNVVAAISHLGEEPSINDLIGSVKVMLDAYLDGRIDRLSVVSNKFVNTMTQTPTVEQLVPLVATPDQELKHHWDYLYEPDAKELLDGLMVRYVESQVYQAVVENNAAEQAARMIAMKNATDNAGDLISELQLIYNKARQAAITQEISEIVGGAAAV
- the glmS gene encoding glutamine--fructose-6-phosphate transaminase (isomerizing), which gives rise to MCGIVGAVAERNITAILIEGLKRLEYRGYDSAGLAVYTQQGELQRRRRIGKVAELEAANAADPLNGQLGIAHTRWATHGAPTEGNAHPHFSGEEVAVVHNGIIENHEELREELKGLGYVFVSQTDTEVIVHLIHHTLKTIPDLADALKSAVKRLHGAYGLALISVKQPDRLVAARSGSPLVIGLGHGENFLASDQLALRQVTDRFMYLEEGDIAEIRRDQVKVWDQAGNAVQRETVQYHEGAEAADKGAYRHFMLKEIHEQPTVVQRTLEGRLGKDHVLVQAFGPQAAELFAKVRNVQIVACGTSYHAGMVARYWLESLAGIPCQVEVASEFRYRKVVVQPDTLFVSISQSGETADTLAALRNAKELGFLGSLAICNVGISSLVRESDLTLLTLAGPEIGVASTKAFTTQLVSLMLLTLALGQVRGTLEAGVEGELVEELRRLPARLGEALAMDHTVEKIAELFADKHHTLFLGRGAQYPVAMEGALKLKEISYIHAEAYPAGELKHGPLALVDNDMPVVTVAPNNELLEKLKSNLQEVRARGGELVVFADEHAGMSNGEGTHVIKVPHIADALAPILYTIPLQLLSYYVAVLKGTDVDQPRNLAKSVTVE
- a CDS encoding F0F1 ATP synthase subunit epsilon: MAMTVHCDIVSAEGEIFSGLVEMVVAHGNLGDLGIAPGHAPLITNLKPGPITLTKQGGAQEVYYISGGFLEVQPNMVKVLADTVQRATDLDEAQAQEALKAAENALSLKGADFDYGAAAARLAEAAAQLRTVQQMRKGK
- the glmU gene encoding bifunctional UDP-N-acetylglucosamine diphosphorylase/glucosamine-1-phosphate N-acetyltransferase GlmU, which gives rise to MSLDIVILAAGQGTRMRSALPKVLHPVAGNSMLGHVIHSARQLQPQGIHVVIGHGAEQVRERLAADDLNFVMQDKQLGTGHAVAQALPAITADTVLVLYGDVPLIEVETLQRLLAKASDQQLALLTVNLQDPTGYGRIVRDAQGKVTAIVEHKDASDVQKAIKEGNTGILALPAARLADWMGRLSNNNAQGEYYLTDVIAMAVADGLVVATEQPHDPMEVQGANDRRQLSELERHYQLREGRRLMAQGVTLRDPARFDVRGEVTVGRDVLIDINVILEGKVVIEDDVQIGPNCVIKDSTLRKGVVVKANSHIEGAVLGEGSDAGPFARLRPGSVLDAKAHVGNFVELKNAHLGEGAKAGHLSYLGDAEIGARTNIGAGTITCNYDGANKFKTVMGEDVFIGSNNSLVAPVDIKAGATTAAGSTITQTVEAGQLAVGRARQRNIDGWNRPEKIKKS